In Oryza sativa Japonica Group chromosome 3, ASM3414082v1, one DNA window encodes the following:
- the LOC9266565 gene encoding protein root UVB sensitive 3 isoform X1 yields the protein MDSSRFRSAAATEAAEEEAAGWVTVEEWAGSSAAALSRTAVLTASPSSSLASRRFGSRWGRVGGRLLGAFVPEGFPGSVTPDYVPFQMWDTLQGLSTYIRAMLSTQALLGAIGVGEKSATVIGATFQWFLRDLTGMLGGILFTFYQGSNLDSNAKMWRLVADFMNDLGMLMDLLSPLFPSSLIVIMCLGSLSRSFTGVASGATRAALTQHFALANNAADISAKEGSQETLATMLGMGLGMLLAHVTRGHALGVWVSFLSLTIFHMYANYKAVQSLSLTTLNYERSSILLQYFMDNGEVLTPQQVSKQEHILPYWSSWRKFLRIKLPHEHVHLGAKASRLTHPDLLQIAKTRPYYRNENYFLLDKEGSVHIFIHKQAAATDILMSFIHGLVLAHLMQKSKSGHAEARQWIDEKYNTFISKLQVEGYSTERLLSHSIVWRAHWVHGPSEEKLE from the exons ATGGACTCCTCCCGCTTCCGGAGTGCGGCGGccacggaggcggcggaggaggaggcggcggggtggGTGACGGTCGAGGAGTGGgcgggctcctccgccgccgcgctctcccgcACCGCCGTCCtcaccgcctccccctcctcctccctcgcctcccGCAG gTTCGGAAGCCGGTGGGGGCGGGTCGGCGGCCGGCTGCTCGGCGCCTTCGTGCCCGAG GGCTTTCCTGGGAGCGTCACTCCGGATTACGTCCCGTTCCAGATGTGGGATACCTTGCag GGTCTCTCGACTTACATCCGTGCAATGCTGTCTACTCAA GCTCTTTTAGGCGCTATTGGAGTAGGTGAGAAATCTGCCACGGTTATAGGTGCCACTTTTCAG TGGTTTCTCAGGGATTTGACAGGAATGCTCGGTGGTATACTGTTCACTTTTTATCAG GGATCTAACCTTGATAGCAATGCTAAAATGTGGCGCCTAGTTGCAGACTTTATGAATGACCTTG GGATGTTGATGGATCTCTTAAGCCCTCTGTTTCCTTCATCATTGATTGTTATAATGTGTTTAGGCAGCCTATCTCGATCCTTCA CTGGTGTTGCTAGTGGAGCAACTAGAGCAGCGTTAACCCAGCATTTTGCACTTGCCAATAATGCAGCTGATATATCTGCAAAG GAGGGCAGTCAGGAGACACTTGCAACAATGTTAGGAATGGGACTGGGAATGCTTCTTGCCCATGTTACCAGAGGGCATGCTTTGGGTGTATGGGTTTCATTCCTTTCTCTAACGATATTCCATATGTATG CAAATTACAAGGCAGTGCAGTCACTTTCACTCACAACACTAAATTATGAGAGAAGTTCCATCCTGCTGCAGTACTTCATGGACAATGGTGAAG TCCTCACACCACAACAGGTTTCCAAGCAAGAGCATATTCTTCCATATTGGTCAAGCTGGCGGAAATTTCTTAGAATTAAACTGCCACATGAGCATGTACATTTAGGTGCTAAAGCCTCAAGGCTTACACACCCTGATTT GCTGCAGATTGCAAAAACAAGGCCCTACTATAGAAATG AGAACTATTTCTTGCTGGATAAGGAAGGCAGTGTTCACATTTTCATCCACAAGCAGGCAGCGGCAACAGATATTTTGATGTCCTTCATACATGGACTCGTGTTAGCACATTTGATGCAGAAGAGCAAATCTGGGCATGCGGAGGCTCGCCAATGGATTGATGAGAAATATAACACTTTTATCTCAAAG TTGCAAGTTGAAGGTTACTCAACAGAGCGACTTCTTTCACACTCGATCGTGTGGAGGGCACATTGGGTTCATGGTCCCTCTGAAGAGAAGCTCGAGTAG
- the LOC4332051 gene encoding probable inactive purple acid phosphatase 1 precursor has product MAAAAAAVLHALVALSLAGAVAAAGRGGEQPLSRIGIHRTTFAIQPGASVDASPLLLGLEGQDREWVTLTYNNPKPSKDDWIGVFSPANFSDSTCPSESQWVEPPLLCTAPIKFIFANYKNLDYEKTGKGSMKLQLINQREDFSFALFSGGLSNPKLIAHSKRVTFTNPKAPVYPRLAQGKSWNEMTVTWTSGYGTNEATPFVKWGLQGQIQSLSPAGTLTFSRSTMCGPPARTVGWRDPGFIHTSFLKDLWPNFKYTYRIGHRLSDGSIIWGHEYSFQAPPYPGEDSLQRVVIFGDMGKAEADGSNEFNDFEPGSLNTTYQLIKDLKNIDMVIHIGDICYANGYLSQWDQFTAQVEPIASSVPYMVGSGNHERDWPGSGSFYGNLDSGGECGVPAQNMFYVPAENREQFWYSIDYGMFRFCIANTELDWRPGTEQYKFIEHCFSSVDRQKQPWLIFLAHRVLGYSSASFYVEEGTTEEPMGRESLQPLWQKYKVDIAMYGHVHGYERTCPVYENVCVAKAASHYSGAFTATTHVVVGGGGASLADYAGVRARWSHVQDRDYGFAKLTAFNHTALLFEYVRSRDGSVHDSFTVSRDYRDILACGVDNCPTTTLAS; this is encoded by the exons atggcggcggcggcggcggcggtgctgcacGCGCTGGTGGCGCtcagcctcgccggcgcggtcgCGGCGGCAGGAAGAGGCGGGGAGCAGCCGCTGTCGAGGATCGGCATCCACCGGACCACCTTCGCGATCCAGCCGGGTGCCTCCGTCGACGcctcgccgctcctcctcggcctcgAG GGACAGGACAGAGAATGGGTGACTCTTACCTATAACAACCCCAAGCCATCGAAGGATGATTGGATTGGGGTGTTCTCTCCTGCTAATTTCAG TGATTCTACTTGTCCATCAGAGAGCCAATGGGTTGAACCACCACTTCTATGTACAGCTCCCATAAAG TTTATATTTGCAAACTACAAGAATCTTGACTATGAGAAGACAGGAAAGGGATCCATGAAGCTTCAGCTAATCAATCAGAGGGAGGATTTTTCATTTGCATTGTTTTCTGGAGGCCTCTCAAAT CCAAAGCTCATTGCACACTCAAAGAGAGTAACCTTCACGAACCCAAAGGCCCCTGTGTACCCACGCCTAGCGCAAGGAAAATCCTGGAATGAA ATGACAGTGACTTGGACAAGTGGATATGGCACCAATGAGGCTACACCATTTGTCAAATGGGGCCTACAAGGGCAAATCCAAAGCCTTTCTCCTGCAGGCACCCTTACGTTCAGTCGCAGCACTATGTGCG GTCCTCCTGCTAGGACAGTTGGATGGCGCGATCCTGGTTTCATACATACAAGTTTCCTCAAGGATCTGTGGCCTAATTTCAA GTATACATACAGAATTGGGCATCGGCTATCAGATGGCTCTATTATTTGGGGACATGAGTATAGCTTCCAAGCACCTCCTTATCCAGGGGAAGACTCTTTGCAGCGTGTAGTCATTTTTGGAGATATGGGGAAG GCTGAGGCCGATGGTTCAAATGAGTTCAATGACTTCGAGCCTGGTTCACTGAACACGACCTACCAGCTAATTAAAGATTTGAAGAATATTGATATGGTAATACATATTGGGGACATCTGCTATGCCAATGGTTATCTGTCACAATGGGATCAATTTACCGCACAAGTTGAACCCATTGCATCCAGTGTGCCTTACATGGTTGGAAG CGGCAACCATGAAAGAGATTGGCCTGGATCAGGTTCCTTCTATGGGAATTTGGATTCAGGTGGTGAATGCGGTGTACCAGCTCAGAATATGTTCTACGTGCCAGCAGAGAACCGTGAGCAATTCTG GTACTCGATAGACTACGGCATGTTCCGTTTCTGCATAGCCAACACCGAGCTCGACTGGAGGCCAGGCACCGAGCAGTACAAGTTCATCGAGCACTGCTTCTCCTCCGTCGACCGGCAGAAACAGCCGTGGCTCATCTTCCTCGCCCACCGTGTTCTCGGCTACTCATCAGCTAGCTTCTACGTCGAGGAGGGCACAACCGAGGAGCCCATGGGCAGGGAGAGCCTCCAGCCGCTCTGGCAGAAGTACAAGGTCGACATCGCCATGTACGGCCATGTCCATGGCTACGAGAGAACCTGCCCAGTCTACGAG AATGTGTGCGTGGCGAAGGCGGCGAGCCACTACAGCGGCGCGTTCACGGCGACGACGCAcgtggtggtgggcggcggcggggcgagcCTGGCGGACTACGCCGGCGTACGGGCGCGGTGGAGCCACGTCCAGGACCGGGACTACGGGTTCGCCAAGCTGACGGCCTTCAACCACACGGCGCTGCTGTTCGAGTACGTCCGGAGCCGCGACGGCAGCGTGCACGACAGCTTCACCGTCTCCCGCGACTACCGCGACATCCTCGCCTGCGGCGTCGACAACTGCCCCACCACCACCCTGGCCTCGTGA
- the LOC9266565 gene encoding protein root UVB sensitive 3 isoform X2 — protein MDSSRFRSAAATEAAEEEAAGWVTVEEWAGSSAAALSRTAVLTASPSSSLASRRFGSRWGRVGGRLLGAFVPEGFPGSVTPDYVPFQMWDTLQGLSTYIRAMLSTQALLGAIGVGEKSATVIGATFQWFLRDLTGMLGGILFTFYQGSNLDSNAKMWRLVADFMNDLGMLMDLLSPLFPSSLIVIMCLGSLSRSFTGVASGATRAALTQHFALANNAADISAKEGSQETLATMLGMGLGMLLAHVTRGHALGVWVSFLSLTIFHMYANYKAVQSLSLTTLNYERSSILLQYFMDNGEVLTPQQVSKQEHILPYWSSWRKFLRIKLPHEHVHLGAKASRLTHPDLLQIAKTRPYYRNENYFLLDKEGSVHIFIHKQAAATDILMSFIHGLVLAHLMQKSKSGHAEARQWIDEKYNTFISKLMKNEDSTHLPVVYDTKLRWEKSDP, from the exons ATGGACTCCTCCCGCTTCCGGAGTGCGGCGGccacggaggcggcggaggaggaggcggcggggtggGTGACGGTCGAGGAGTGGgcgggctcctccgccgccgcgctctcccgcACCGCCGTCCtcaccgcctccccctcctcctccctcgcctcccGCAG gTTCGGAAGCCGGTGGGGGCGGGTCGGCGGCCGGCTGCTCGGCGCCTTCGTGCCCGAG GGCTTTCCTGGGAGCGTCACTCCGGATTACGTCCCGTTCCAGATGTGGGATACCTTGCag GGTCTCTCGACTTACATCCGTGCAATGCTGTCTACTCAA GCTCTTTTAGGCGCTATTGGAGTAGGTGAGAAATCTGCCACGGTTATAGGTGCCACTTTTCAG TGGTTTCTCAGGGATTTGACAGGAATGCTCGGTGGTATACTGTTCACTTTTTATCAG GGATCTAACCTTGATAGCAATGCTAAAATGTGGCGCCTAGTTGCAGACTTTATGAATGACCTTG GGATGTTGATGGATCTCTTAAGCCCTCTGTTTCCTTCATCATTGATTGTTATAATGTGTTTAGGCAGCCTATCTCGATCCTTCA CTGGTGTTGCTAGTGGAGCAACTAGAGCAGCGTTAACCCAGCATTTTGCACTTGCCAATAATGCAGCTGATATATCTGCAAAG GAGGGCAGTCAGGAGACACTTGCAACAATGTTAGGAATGGGACTGGGAATGCTTCTTGCCCATGTTACCAGAGGGCATGCTTTGGGTGTATGGGTTTCATTCCTTTCTCTAACGATATTCCATATGTATG CAAATTACAAGGCAGTGCAGTCACTTTCACTCACAACACTAAATTATGAGAGAAGTTCCATCCTGCTGCAGTACTTCATGGACAATGGTGAAG TCCTCACACCACAACAGGTTTCCAAGCAAGAGCATATTCTTCCATATTGGTCAAGCTGGCGGAAATTTCTTAGAATTAAACTGCCACATGAGCATGTACATTTAGGTGCTAAAGCCTCAAGGCTTACACACCCTGATTT GCTGCAGATTGCAAAAACAAGGCCCTACTATAGAAATG AGAACTATTTCTTGCTGGATAAGGAAGGCAGTGTTCACATTTTCATCCACAAGCAGGCAGCGGCAACAGATATTTTGATGTCCTTCATACATGGACTCGTGTTAGCACATTTGATGCAGAAGAGCAAATCTGGGCATGCGGAGGCTCGCCAATGGATTGATGAGAAATATAACACTTTTATCTCAAAG CTAATGAAAAATGAGGATTCCACGCATTTGCCTGTTGTATATGACACCAAACTGCGGTGGGAGAAGTCAGATCCATAA
- the LOC4332049 gene encoding uncharacterized protein: MAASPSAPPPPAAAAGVGVWSPAPQSPSPNLANFFVWREFVWGAIAGAFGEGMMHPVDTLKTRLQSQAIITGAKAQKNIFQMIRTVWVSDGLKGFYRGISPGVTGSLATGATYFGVIESTKTWLEHSNPNLSGHWSHFIAGGIGDTLGSFIYVPCEVMKQRMQVQGTKKSWALTATKGNISQTPGAPMYNYYNGMFHAGCSIWRDHGLKGLYAGYWSTLARDVPFAGLMVTFYEAMKELTEYGKRKYLPESNLHASSSFEGLLLGGLAGGFSAYLTTPLDVIKTRLQVQGSTTSYNGWLDAITKTWANEGMSGLFKGSIPRIIWYIPASAFTFMAVEFLRDHFNEKIDTDARELTGLSMDTRSEVEEAA, from the exons ATGGCGGCGTCCCCgtccgctcctcctccccccgccgccgccgctggagtcGGAGTCTGGAGCCCTGCTCCGCAATCGCCGTCGCCCAACCTCGCTAACTTCTTCG TATGGAGGGAATTTGTATGGGGAGCAATTGCAGGCGCATTCGGTGAAGGCATGATGCATCCAGTCGATACTCTGAAAACACGGCTTCAGAGTCAGGCTATAATCACAGGGGCTAAG GCTCAGAAAAATATATTCCAGATGATCAGGACAGTCTGGGTCTCTGATGGTCTGAAAG GTTTTTACAGAGGAATCAGTCCAGGTGTTACTGGATCACTTGCTACAGGGGCAACATATTTTGGTGTTATTGAATCAACCAAGACATGGCTGGAGCATTCTAATCCTAATCTAAGTGGCCATTGGTCTCACTTTATTGCTGGAGGAATTG GAGATACACTTGGGTCTTTTATCTATGTGCCATGTGAAGTCATGAAACAGCGAATGCAAGTCCAAGGCACCAAGAAATCTTGGGCCTTAACTGCCACAAAAGGAAATATTTCTCAAACTCCAGGGGCTCCGATGTATAACTACTATAATGGAATGTTCCATGCTGGTTGTTCTATCTGGAGAGATCATGGTCTGAAGGGACTTTATGCAGG ATACTGGTCTACACTTGCCAGGGATGTACCTTTTGCTGGTCTTATG GTCACTTTCTATGAGGCAATGAAAGAACTGACTGAGTATGGGAAGAGGAAGTATTTGCCAGAGAGTAATTTGCATGCTAGCAGCTCCTTCGAAGGGCTTCTTCTAGGAGGCTTGGCAGGCG GTTTTAGTGCATACTTGACAACCCCCTTGGATGTGATCAAGACAAGGCTGCAAGTACAGGGATCAACAACTAG TTACAATGGGTGGCTGGATGCTATTACGAAGACATGGGCTAATGAGGGAATGAGTGGCTTGTTCAAGGGGAGCATTCCTAGAATAATATGGTACATACCTGCATCTGCATTCACGTTCATGGCAGTGGAGTTCCTCAGGGATCATTTCAACGAAAAGATCGATACAGATGCCCGTGAACTAACCGGCCTGTCAATGGACACAAGATCAGAAGTTGAGGAAGCTGCATGA
- the LOC4332050 gene encoding protein RIK, with product MTEDRAPKVPDEPAAAAAKQRKKRKWDQPAEDVVAAAAAAAAVAGLPVVNIGALSGVSIPGAAGPLGNIVAVPYTLPVHLAPSVLQTAAAAVQKLSQAKMPDELIAREIVINDADPSVRYKLTKRQTQEEIQRCTSTVIITRGRYHPPNGQTDGEKPLYLHISAGSQLKDTAERIKAVDRAASMIEEILKQGPNPEGTIQSNGQAVHPFSASIFLGFHADPSLNVAAWVRGPNDQYINHIMNETGVTVVLRGKGSGTPVNCHAEASQQPLHLYISSMHVKNLEAAKVLAENLLDTIAAEFGASRISSSKVYGAVPPPQQLLDGVQTSGTIPDVHPTLGPNVLTGASHSFASTGANASLVAPSVTSQSGAPSYSVVSPPSNLICPSQPANGGTFYGGYGGIYPQATPLQQVALTLKHASSSSTQVVSATSTSTSTVAMVNPCSHAEADKRSQRRKFQELPVSQGATTEVQNSQQRSKFVKTGLDGLGNMTNSSIEPPIKVQPGSNGMLLQDQPHVSAHPSASKNMLPPPPPPPRNMLPPPPKSMPPPPPKFPSNEMSRNEDRCADLNKPMAPPKSMPPPPPKSMPPPPPKFPSNEMSRNEDRRSDLNKPMAPPRSLDVSSVSPPNLYSAQLPSKEPRVVKPGGASVSDTLLKLMDYGDDDEEDNIDETNSVLGGNPTSISGQKPFWAV from the exons ATGACGGAGGACCGCGCCCCCAAGGTCCCCgacgagcccgccgccgccgcggccaagCAGAG GAAGAAAAGGAAGTGGGATCAGCCCGCGGAGGAtgtcgtcgccgcggcggcggctgctgctgctgtggcgGGGTTGCCCGTGGTGAACATCGGTGCCCTCTCCGGCGTGTCGATCCCGGGAGCCGCCGGTCCGTTGGGGAATATAGTCGCTGTGCCCTATACTTTGCCGGTGCATCTGGCGCCTTCGGTGCTCCAGACCGCCGCGGCAGCGGTCCAGAAATTGAGTCAG GCAAAAATGCCTGATGAGCTAATAGCAAGAGAAATTGTTATAAATGACGCCGATCCGTCTGTGCGATATAAGCTTACGAAACGGCAAACTCAGGAGGAG ATTCAGAGATGTACAAGCACTGTCATCATTACTAG GGGAAGATACCATCCACCAAATGGACAAACTGATGGTGAGAAGCCACTCTACTTGCATATATCTGCTGGGTCTCAG CTAAAAGATACTGCTGAGCGTATCAAAGCAGTTGATCGTGCGGCTTCAATGATTGAGGAAATTTTAAAACAAGGCCCAAACCCAGAAGGCACTATCCAGAGCAACGGACAG GCCGTTCATCCTTTTAGTGCCTCAATATTTTTGGGTTTTCATGCAGATCCATCACTTAACGTTGCAGCTTGGGTTCGTGGTCCAAAT GATCAGTACATAAATCACATCATGAATGAAACAGGGGTCACTGTTGTACTCAGAGGAAAAGGTTCAGGGACTCCGGTCAATTGTCATGCTGAAG CATCACAACAACCTCTACACCTCTACATCTCAAGTATGCATGTGAAGAACCTAGAAGCTGCAAAAGTTTTAGCAGAAAACCTTCTAGATACTATAGCAGCTGAATTTGGTGCTTCCAG AATTTCTTCTTCAAAAGTATATGGTGCTGTTCCACCTCCGCAGCAATTATTGGATGGTGTACAAACGTCAGGAACAATACCAGATGTACACCCTACTTTAGGCCCTAATGTGTTAACCGGAGCATCACATTCCTTTGCATCTACTGGAGCTAATGCTTCCTTAGTTGCTCCTTCAGTGACATCTCAATCTGGGGCCCCGTCTTATTCTGTGGTTTCACCACCTAGTAACCTGATATGTCCTAGTCAACCAGCAAATGGTGGGACATTTTATGGTGGCTATGGGGGCATTTATCCCCAGGCAACTCCATTGCAGCAGGTTGCATTAACACTCAAGCAtgcttcatcatcatcaacccAGGTTGTTTCAGCGACGTCTACATCAACAAGCACTGTGGCAATGGTGAACCCTTGTTCACACGCAGAAGCAGATAAACGCTCACAAAGGAGGAAATTCCAGGAATTACCAGTTTCACAGGGCGCAACCACAGAAGTTCAG AACTCACAACAGAGGTCCAAATTTGTTAAGACAGGTTTAGACGGTTTAGGTAACATGACCAATTCATCGATTGAACCTCCAATTAAAGTTCAGCCTGGATCAAATGGGATGCTTCTTCAAGATCAACCGCATGTTTCTGCACATCCATCTGCATCCAAGAACatgctgccgccaccaccaccaccacccaggAACATGCTACCCCCACCTCCCAAGAGCATGCCTCCGCCACCACCTAAGTTTCCTTCAAATGAGATGTCAAGAAATGAGGATAGGTGTGCAGATTTAAACAAGCCAATGGCACCTCCGAAGAGCATGCCACCCCCACCTCCCAAGAGCatgcctccgccaccgcctaaGTTTCCTTCAAATGAGATGTCAAGAAATGAGGATAGGCGTTCAGATTTAAACAAGCCAATGGCACCTCCGAGATCCTTGGACGTGAGTTCAGTCTCACCACCAAATTTGTATTCAGCACAATTACCTTCAAAGGAGCCTAGAGTGGTCAAACCTGGTGGGGCATCTGTTTCTG ATACTCTGCTGAAGCTTATGGATTATGGAGATGACGATGAAGAGGACAACATCGATGAGACGAATAGCGTGCTTGGAGGGAACCCAACTTCCATTTCTGGGCAGAAACCGTTTTGGGCTGTGTGA
- the LOC4332052 gene encoding replication protein A 70 kDa DNA-binding subunit B, with the protein MDSDAAPSVTPGAVAFVLENASPDAATGVPVPEIVLQVVDLKPIGTRFTFLASDGKDKIKTMLLTQLAPEVRSGNIQNLGVIRVLDYTCNTIGEKQEKVLIITKLEVVFKALDSEIKCEAEKQEEKPAILLSPKEESVVLSKPTNAPPLPPVVLKPKQEVKSASQIVNEQRGNAAPAARLAMTRRVHPLISLNPYQGNWIIKVRVTSKGNLRTYKNARGEGCVFNVELTDVDGTQIQATMFNEAAKKFYPMFELGKVYYISKGSLRVANKQFKTVHNDYEMTLNENAVVEEAEGETFIPQIQYNFVKIDQLGPYVGGRELVDVIGVVQSVSPTLSVRRKIDNETIPKRDIVVADDSSKTVTISLWNDLATTTGQELLDMVDSAPIIAIKSLKVSDFQGLSLSTVGRSTIVVNPDLPEAEQLRAWYDSEGKGTSMASIGSDMGASRVGGARSMYSDRVFLSHITSDPNLGQDKPVFFSLNAYISLIKPDQTMWYRACKTCNKKVTEAIGSGYWCEGCQKNDAECSLRYIMVIKVSDPTGEAWLSLFNDQAERIVGCSADELDRIRKEEGDDSYLLKLKEATWVPHLFRVSVTQNEYMNEKRQRITVRSEAPVDHAAEAKYMLEEIAKLTGC; encoded by the exons ATGGATTCCGACGCGGCACCGTCAGTGACGCCGGGGGCGGTGGCGTTCGTCCTGGAGAACGCGTCGCCGGACGCGGCCACCGGCGTGCCGGTGCCGGAGATCGTCCTCCAGGTCGTCGACCTCAAGCCCATCGGCACCCGCTTCAC TTTCTTGGCGAGCGATGGCAAGGACAAGATAAAGACGATGCTTCTCACCCAGCTCGCTCCGGAGGTGCGCTCCGGCAACATCCAGAATCTCGGCGTCATCCGCGTCCTCGACTACACCTGCAACACCATCGGCGAAAAGCAGGAAAA GGTCTTGATTATCACGAAGCTCGAGGTCGTGTTCAAGGCGCTGGATTCCGAGATCAAGTGCGAGGCCGAAAAGCAAGAGGAGAAGCCGGCGATTCTGTTGAGTCCCAAGGAGGAATCCGTGGTTCTCTCCAAGCCCACGAACGCGCCGCCACTTCCTCCGGTTGTGCTGAAGCCCAAGCAGGAGGTGAAGTCCGCGTCCCAGATCGTGAACGAGCAGCGCGGCAA TGCTGCTCCTGCGGCGCGGTTGGCCATGACGAGAAGAGTTCATCCTTTGATCTCCCTGAACCCCTACCAGGGCAACTGGATCATCAAGGTGCGTGTCACAAGCAAGGGCAACCTGAGGACGTACAAGAATGCTCGTGGTGAAGGCTGCGTCTTCAATGTGGAGCTCACTGATGTGGAT GGCACCCAGATCCAGGCAACCATGTTCAACGAGGCTGCCAAGAAGTTCTATCCGATGTTTGAGCTGGGGAAGGTGTACTACATCTCCAAAGGATCTCTCAGAGTCGCCAACAAGCAGTTCAAGACTGTCCATAATGACTACGAGATGACCCTGAATGAGAATGCTGTTGTTGAGGAAGCTGAGGGCGAAACTTTTATCCCACAGATTCAGTACAACTTTGTCAAGATTGATCAGCTAGGGCCATATGTTGGTGGCAGGGAGCTAGTAG atgttattggggttgttcaGAGCGTATCTCCTACTCTTAGTGTTAGGAGGAAGATTGACAACGAGACGATTCCAAAGCGTGACATCGTTGTAGCGGATGACTC GAGCAAAACTGTAACCATATCTCTTTGGAATGATCTTGCCACAACTACTGGTCAGGAGCTCTTGGACATGGTAGACTCTGCGCCTATCATTGCGATAAAGAGCCTAAAAGTATCTGACTTCCAAG GTTTGTCTCTGTCAACTGTGGGGAGAAGTACAATTGTAGTGAATCCTGACTTGCCTGAGGCAGAACAGCTCAGAGCTTG GTATGACTCTGAAGGCAAGGGTACTTCAATGGCATCAATTGGTTCAGATATGGGCGCATCAAGGGTTGGTGGCGCGAGATCCATGTACAGTGATAGAGTTTTTCTGTCTCACATCACAAGTGACCCCAACTTGGGTCAGGATAAG CCTGTGTTCTTCAGTCTGAATGCCTATATTAGCCTTATCAAGCCTGACCAAACCATGTGGTACCGAGCTTGCAAGACCTGCAACAAGAAGGTGACTGAGGCAATTGGATCAGGATACTGGTGTGAAGGGTGCCAGAAGAATGATGCTGAGTGCTCACTGAG GTACATCATGGTCATCAAGGTCTCCGACCCTACTGGTGAGGCCTGGCTTTCTCTGTTCAATGATCAGGCAGAGAGGATTGTTGGCTGCAGTGCAGATGAGCTTGATCGGATTAGGAAGGAG GAGGGTGATGACAGTTACCTTCTCAAGCTGAAGGAAGCTACTTGGGTTCCTCACCTGTTCCGCGTCAGCGTAACTCAGAATGAGTACATGAATGAGAAGAGGCAGAGGATCACTGTGAGGAGTGAAGCTCCGGTAGACCACGCAGCTGAAGCCAAGTACATGCTCGAGGAGATAGCCAAGCTGACAGGTTGCTAG
- the LOC9268873 gene encoding ninja-family protein MODD, with product MEGFSRDLLCGIGKGGDGPRGEVRPRVDMEAEEVELNLGLSLGGRFGLDRRGEKLARSSSVAAILAAPTEPSAPPSGLFRTSSLPTVAAAEAAKKQGVDELNCRRPSGGAEAEPAAARLPASGSPSSGSSDGEGRRLEVNMTDTLMRTSSLPAGIEDEWRKRKEAQSLKRLEVKRKRIERRNSLTSNISKEAVGQILEEMNAGAEKVESCDDVATGNKKTGGNVNHSSDRNRCTGLPPVHRATYTQQRGSLSGIPTKHIPAMKGSADAEEHNVPSAATEHRNGAAIATPPFSALAVRAVALASRGEQLRATGRVAARAKSMGDVERIMMQEMPCVCTKGLPNGKRVEGFLYKYRKGEEVRIVCVCHGSFLTPAEFVKHAGGGDVANPLRHIVVNPIPPSLY from the exons ATGGAGGGCTTCTCGAGGGACTTGCTGTGCGGCATCGGCAAGGGAGGAGACGGGCCCCGCGGCGAGGTGAGGCCGCGCGTGGACATGGAGGCTGAGGAGGTGGAGCTCAACCTCGGGCTGTCGCTCGGCGGCCGGTTCGGGCTGGACAGGAGAGGGGAGAAGCTCGCCAGGTCGTCGTCGGTCGCGGCCATCTTGGCGGCGCCGACGgagccgtcggcgccgccgtccgggCTCTTCAGGACGAGCTCGCTGCCGACCGtggccgccgcggaggcggcgaaAAAGCAGGGTGTGGATGAATTGAACTGTCGCcgcccgagcggcggcgcggaggcggagcccgcggcggcgaggctgccgGCGAGCGGGAGCCCGTCATCGGGCTCGTCGGACGGCGAAGGGCGCAGGCTTGAAG TGAATATGACAGACACTCTCATGAGAACAAGTTCACTCCCTGCCGGCATCGAGGATGAATGGAGGAAGCGAAAGGAGGCTCAGAGTCTGAAGCGACTCGAAGTGAAGAGGAAGAGAATTGAGAGGAGGAACTCTCTCACTTCCAACATTTCCAAAGAGGCTGTTGGGCAGATATTAGAGGAGATGAATGCAGGAGCTGAGAAAGTAGAAAGTTGCGATGATGTTGCTACAGGCAATAAGAAGACGGGAGGAAATGTGAACCATAGCAGTGATAGAAACCGCTGCACTGGACTTCCTCCAGTCCACCGTGCCACGTATACTCAACAACGTGGCAGTCTGTCCGGAATACCAACAAAGCATATTCCAGCTATGAAAG GATCTGCTGATGCCGAAGAGCACAACGTTCCATCGGCCGCTACTGAGCACCGAAATGGAGCAGCCATAGCAACACCGCCATTTTCGGCACTGGCGGTGAGGGCAGTAGCTCTTGCTTCCAGGGGAGAGCAGCTGCGTGCTACAGGAAGAGTTGCGGCAAGAGCCAAGAGCATGGGAGATGTGGAGAGGATCATGATGCAGGAGATGCCATGCGTGTGCACCAAGGGGCTCCCCAATGGCAAGAGGGTTGAAGGCTTCCTGTACAAGTACAGGAAAGGCGAGGAGGTGAGGATTGTCTGTGTTTGCCATGGCAGCTTCCTGACCCCTGCTGAGTTTGTGAAGCACGCCGGAGGTGGAGATGTCGCGAACCCGCTTCGGCATATCGTCGTCAACCCTATCCCGCCATCCTTATACTGA